The segment AAATTAAGGAAATGCACTTCAAAATTCTAAACAtctaggaaaaaaaattaattcaagaTTAAAGTAGAAAATCTTataaaatgttgtaaattttaaaacatccaGCTCTTTTTAAAGATTATCAAAACATCGGTGGGGGGAAACCCCCTCTTTAATCAGACTGGAACTTCTGGTATTTTTCTCTCCAtcattttaaacactttttaatCTCAGATTGTTTATGAAAGACCTTAACATACAATAAGTAGCCAGAGAATCCTGTTTGCAAGCCTCAAAATGAGGATGAGATCCTTCTAGGTCTTCAGTGCTCTTATCTCTTTTTCTAACACCGTCGTCACTCGAATGGCCTCGCTGGCTTTTTGCCCGCCGATGTTTTTCAGCGCAACAAGAGCAGCCTCCCTGACGTTGGAAATAATATCATTTCTCCTTAGTAAGAGAGAAATATATGAATCATGAAacatgaatttataatttttatttttcaacttcttctaCTGAATTTTTAATCAGAAAATGACGAATGCTAAAAATTTCTCTCCCGGGCATAGCATGAAGTAAATACATTaagtgatgtaaaaaaaaaaaaactaaacataGAAGAATCTCATTAAGGATCCTTTTTCAGTTCTAGTGAACCAGCCATGCAGGTAAAACAAGGAATTTGACATGTCTATTAAGCATGTGTATTGGAATGGCCCATAAAGGGAATGGCTCGTGGAAAACCAGATAGAAATAAGAAGATTTGTGTGGTTGGAATAAAATGTTACTTTGTTAAATTCTTAGACTGTGGCACTttaataattctatttttttcttttagataaCAATAAAAAGTTCCAAATTTTGCAATGCGTTAACATGACACACTGATTGATTAcgtttataaaaataacaacgtTTTGcaatagacatacatgtatactatgaCACAATGCAGTTGTTTGGGgggttttttaaattagaaataaataatgattaaaaactcaaaattttgctatgaaaaatttgaaagttttaatcaaataattcatagtttttGGTCCGGGGTGGAGGGAAGGGGCTGACCTACCACAGATTTACCAGAGCCTCCACCGCCTGCGTGGCCTTGACATGACCCAGCGCCAGGCAGGCCGCCTCACGGACCACTCTGTCCTTGGACTTCAGACTCTTCTTCAGGTTGACGATCGTCGTGATGTCATTGGAGCCCGTTCTGGCCAGAGAAATGATGGCCACCGCCTGTATGTTGACGTCACTGTCGGTCAAAAGGTCAATCAGTGCCTGGATAACGGTGGCGCTTTTGTACTTGCCTTCAAATGAGTGAAAATaggtaaaaatatcattaagatttttaattatatatatgacaAAGGTTCTCTCTTAGCGGTGATTCATATTTTTGTACACCTGTGTATAATGTTGTGTGGACATTCACGTTTGCGTATATTTGGAGCGGGAGTAGAGCTGGGaaactaattttaaattaaaccaAAGTTagtggtctgaaaaaaaatgtaaatttagcaacaaaaaaaaagaaatgttcaaGTATGGTATTGTTAGTATTCTGTGATCATCTGATATTGTacgaaataaattttaatatcgGAAATATTAAAACCGGGACATGGTTAGACATATAATAtgacacacatattttttaagtGTAATATACGGACATGGAGCCAGAATTTTTTCCCAAAGATGAGTGTCTAATTATTagaaaaatccttttttgtagaaataataaaaatagaagcTATATGGGGGCAATATCTGAAAGGCCGGGGGTTCCAAACCACGCTCTTGCCCCTTTCTCTAGTAGACCCGCTGTATAATACATATTCCGTGAATTTGGTCATTTCTGTGTTCCACTTACCCAGGTTCTCGATGGCCTGGACTCTGACAGAGGAGTCCATGCTAAACACCTCTCTCATTGCGTAACTCTCACGTGCCTGTTCCTGGACCCTCAGCCACAGCGGGTGTATGACGTCATCCACGCTACAGAATTCTGTCAGGAAAAGCAGTCAAAAGCGTTGTCTACCAAACTACGAGACTCGTAGACTTCTCATGaatgttaatttattataattttatcacTGTCTCCATGTTTTACTTCTTACAGCAACAGTTTTCATATGACAGTGATGGACAAGAATGCTAAATAGTTCTTTATATACGTTCTatcttttcaaatgaaaattaaaaaaaaaaaaaaaaaaaaaaactgtactttatttattttacaacgattgataagcaagttctacaacttatattaatatctctcgttggcacggatgttagcgcgagggggtcattgaaatgaaaattgtttaacagTCAAAATAAATTAAGGGTTTCAATGCTTACCCAGATAATTCTCTTTCTTCAACATGTTCTCACCGCTGTCTACCATCATCTCCCGATGAAGAATCGACAGCAGCCACTCTGTGTCCTTTTCACCAAATGTCTCTTCAAAGTCAGCTTTAAAGTCGCCAAGGATCTTATTCCTAAACCTagaaatgacatgtaaaaatttaataaaaactaGAACTTACATCCCCCCCCCCTGGTTTTTGATACGTTGCGACACATCGAAAATCGGGGAGCGGGCGGAAGTTTTAATTCTAATTAGATTAATTTCGCAGCTGAGTCGATCCGCGAAATTACACCAAAAAAATACGATGTCtgatattgtaatgtttttattaatagGACCGTTATTCCCGAATTTGCGTATTTTTAAAGCATTCATTTTCAGTAAATCCACAAATATGGACGCTCTCGATTAAGGAATTATAATTGTGGAATTTTTAATAGTGAAGTCACTTTTAAAAATCCCGTGTGTTTGTCCTTTCTCGACCGACAAACGAAAAAGTACCTTACTCAaatgttttttattgaaatcatAGTATTTTCAAATTTCCATTTATCTACAATGAACAAATCAATGTACAATGGTTACAGTATTGAATTCCAAAGCAATTTTGGGGAACAAATTTACCGAACCAATGCATGGACCCAAAGTCTAAATACTGGGCTGAGAAAGGATATTGCAAACAACCATTTTAACTGGTCTTAGCCTGGCCATGTGTATGCATATCATAAcgtttgttattaattaaaagtAAGTACTTATAAGCTTTCTTACAAGAgcttctttattaaaaatatgattcatATTCTTCTAATGCAAGTAGTAAATCCGAATACCAGTCGCCATTGTCTCACTTCTTGAAAAGAATTATTTAACGCAGCTCATTAAAATGTATGCAGAGGTCTGCGCcctatcatacatgtatacatccgCTGCGACTGATCATCAAGAGAACTTATAAGTGATTTTTGATTACAAAATCACTTATACTCTGTTAAATTATCcatcaaaatttcattaaaaaatgtaattaaaacgTATCAAACCCATCCTTGTACAGAGGTCATAAGACCACATTGTAATTGCAGTGACAAGATCATACCTGTCCCAGGTAATGGTGGTTTCTTTCCCAAAGGACTGACTCCAATAAGTACTAGCATCCTCTAGGTGAAGTCTAGACATCTTTGTTTTGGACAGGCTTTTGTTTAAGTTTGTTAAGGTCTTTTGTCTCTTAAAGGTTTTTCTTGCAGCTGATAAAAGAAAGACAACCAATACAtgttttacttacatgtacaaacattgcgttgcatttgaaatatttagctaagaatgtatttttttttacaatgaaaatcCCAAATTTCACATATTACAAGTGGGAacaacatgtttatattttagaattaaatttataccaatagGGCTCATGGACAAGTGTGTAAAGTAGAAAGGTAAAACAATGCaatgattttatacatgtatcacatactctttattttttttttaacaaatgacaatttgaaatcaaagtactgaaagtactgaaaagcgctaacctagcttggttctaagaaaatttactgtgtgcaagcgtaggcggaaatgagccttattgaaattttggtttatgtttaatgaatatcagtttaaagtatcgaaggccagatttctttaaatatatgttactttcttAAGATGATGTgtattaaagctgaacacgacttgtatatggatacttgcctgaaaaaagatatgttaaaatcacaaactataccttttgaacagttatttatcacagtttttgacattttcttgcaaagaatcgattttatttttctatattttagcttctgaatacgcactatatttattcatcactgcgtagcatcccgtgatgatgtacgtaagccccgcaaaccaatcgtatctactcggccatttccgtcacccagataactggttccctatacctcttaccagtttaaatgatgtatatttctgttcatagagggcagttattccttgcaccggaaatagaagtctaacgacaataaagcgctgagctatgcttagcgctttaaaaatgaCTATCAATTCAAAGAGACATTTATTAAGCAACAAGATAATCTATTCAatcaacaaataaacaaattaccGGTAAGAGGGGAGACTGATTTATTATAAATCCCTCTCTACACTCCTACCCTTCTATCACTGAATTACAGGAACGAGTTCCATTGCTATCAGAAGTACTAGTTTTGGGTTTTTggggcgtttttttttttttggatacatgcaatgaaaatttacagaaaatctTTCATCTGCTCACATGACTGTTTTTCAAGAAAGTAAACAcatcaaatgaaaacaaaatgcaCACTATGAGAAAAGAAATTACACACAGTGATTAAGTCTAT is part of the Magallana gigas chromosome 3, xbMagGiga1.1, whole genome shotgun sequence genome and harbors:
- the LOC105332663 gene encoding uncharacterized protein isoform X1 gives rise to the protein MALQSEKVKGKLAMVTAGKVQYEVMISYDAEDADVASKLKDMIGKKGIHAWTADSEATAGTDIFNAIGRIIVDCKIFVFIMSDSSVASKLCQDQLALAYVSKKNIFPVQLNEREDLLAHMDNGMKLQLAGFEWFSLNNDLESESNEFVDRVWEEVQSEIEQEKADGSKKETKSSGEHKGTAARKTFKRQKTLTNLNKSLSKTKMSRLHLEDASTYWSQSFGKETTITWDRFRNKILGDFKADFEETFGEKDTEWLLSILHREMMVDSGENMLKKENYLEFCSVDDVIHPLWLRVQEQARESYAMREVFSMDSSVRVQAIENLGKYKSATVIQALIDLLTDSDVNIQAVAIISLARTGSNDITTIVNLKKSLKSKDRVVREAACLALGHVKATQAVEALVNLWRNDIISNVREAALVALKNIGGQKASEAIRVTTVLEKEIRALKT
- the LOC105332663 gene encoding uncharacterized protein isoform X2; this translates as MALQSEKVKGKLAMVTAGKVQYEVMISYDAEDADVASKLKDMIGKKGIHAWTADSEATAGTDIFNAIGRIIVDCKIFVFIMSDSSVASKLCQDQLALAYVSKKNIFPVQLNEREDLLAHMDNGMKLQLAGFEWFSLNNDLESESNEFVDRVWEEVQSEIEQEKADGSKKAARKTFKRQKTLTNLNKSLSKTKMSRLHLEDASTYWSQSFGKETTITWDRFRNKILGDFKADFEETFGEKDTEWLLSILHREMMVDSGENMLKKENYLEFCSVDDVIHPLWLRVQEQARESYAMREVFSMDSSVRVQAIENLGKYKSATVIQALIDLLTDSDVNIQAVAIISLARTGSNDITTIVNLKKSLKSKDRVVREAACLALGHVKATQAVEALVNLWRNDIISNVREAALVALKNIGGQKASEAIRVTTVLEKEIRALKT